The DNA sequence CAGGGTGGCGACGGTCCACGCGGGACCCATGACGCGCAGCTGTCCGTGGCGGTCGACCTTGCGCGCCAGAATAGGGGCGCAGACCGCCATGACGATGATGCCCACGGCGGAGACCGCGCCTGCGAGCGTGTAGTTGCCGTACTCGGCGCGCACCATCAGGATCGTCGAGAGGCCCACCATCGACATCGGCATACGTAAAACAAGCCCGGCCGCGGAGAATTTCCAGGACTGGCGATAGCGCAGGATATCGAGATAGGTGCCGAGCATCTATTCATTCTACCGTCGTCCGATCGTCGGCAGTGTCAAGCGAGGTGGGGCGTAGGTAACCATTGGAGTGCCCGAATCGTGCGCGTCAGCGCGAACGAACCCGGCCTCGTCGACGAGGACGAAGCCGGGCCAGCCAAGCGCAAGGGCTCAGTCGTTCACTTCAAAGACGCCGACCTGGCCCTTTTCCGCCAGGGAGAGCGCGTGATTCACGAAGGTGTAGTGCCCGGCCTCCAGGGGAGTGAACTCGACGAAGCCCCCCTCGGCGGCACCCAGGGTGAGGACCTGGCCCCAGCCGCCCCCGGATCCGCCGCCCCGGATCGTGTAGGCGCCCTCACGCCACACGGTATCGAACTGGGTGCCCACCACGTGGAAGGTGGTCGCCAGGTTGGGGCCCGCGTCCATGACCCACACGCGCACGCGCTCGTTGGTTTTGATTTGGATGGGATGCGCCTTGTACTGGAAAGGCACGCCGTTGAAGGCCATCGCATTGGGTTGCAGTGCGGACAGGAGCGAGGCGTCTGCGGGCGCGCCGTCCGCGCCCAGGTAGAGCTCGGAGGCGACCATGACGTACTCGCGGTCCACCTTGTCCAGGTCGGTGGGGTCGATGATGAGGGCACCAAACATGCCGTTCGCGATGTGCATCGACATAGGCGCGGTCGAGCAGTGGTAGAGCCAGATTCCCGCGTTCTTCGCGACGAAGGTGTAGTCGAGGGTTTCCCCGGGTTCGATCGAGCGCATGACGTTGTCGGGGGCTACCAGGCCCGCGTGGAAGTCCAGGGAGTGGCTCATCGTCCCATTGTTGACCAGGGTGATGTGGAAGGTGTCGCCGATGTGTCCGCGCAGGATCGGGCCGGGAGCGTCCCCGTTGAAGGTCCACGACTCGCGCGTGAGGGAGCTCGTGACGTTGACGGTCTGTTCGGTGACCGTGAAGGTGTAGTGACGCTCGGTCTCGTTCGTGGCCGGAGGCAACACCGGGTCGCGCGCGTCGATGGTTGCGGCGTAGTCCGTCAGGGCCGTCGGGGTGGCGGGTCCCGCGGCGGCGTCCTGGCCGTGGTCGTGGCCGTGATGCGCGTGGCCGCCCGAGGCCGAGGCTCCCGTGGAGGACGCGGAGCCCGAGGAGGTTCCCGTGGCCTGCACGTGCAGGGTCATGCCCAGCTCGCGGTGTCCGGGCAGGGAACACCAGCCCTCGACGTTCCCCGAGATGACGCCGAGATCCAGCTCCTTCGTCTCGCCCGACGCGAGCGACCCGGAGGTAACGCCCGTCTCAAAGACCAGGTCGTGGCGCTGGTCCCCCGAGTTCGTGAAGTCGATGACGAGGCGGTCACCAACCGGCACCTCGATGTGGTTGGGTGTGAAGGACATGCCCTCGACCCCCACCGACACGCGGGTCGTGTGTCCGGTCGGAGTCACGGACGAGGCGGTGGTCCCAGCTCCCGTTCCCGTGCCCTGCGTGGTGGGCGCGGAGGGGTTGGACAGGAAGATCGCCAGGGCAAGGGCCACGACCGAGACCACGCCGACGATCGCTCCGGCCGTGCGGCTCACGGGCGAGTGGTCGCCCGCCGGGCTGATGCGTAGCTTCGGCGTTTCCTTCGGTGTCGACGTCTTCGGGGCGTCGCCTCCCGACGACGATGCAGACAGGTTCAGGTCAGCCACGGTGGCCTCCTTGTGTGGTGGGGGATGAAGCGGCGGCGCGCTTGGCGCGCCCCTGGGCCACGCCGCAGCGGGCCATGATGACAATGTCGATGACGTAGGTAGATAGAAGGACCACCCACGCTGCGATGGTGAGACGCTCTGCGGAGGTCCCGCCCAGGGACGTGACGGCGAGAGCGAACACCGCGGCCACGTTGCGGGCAGCCTCCCGAATGGGGGCACCGGCCTCGAGAATGCGCACGCCGACGCGCACGGCCGACGGGCCACCGCCGATGACGACGGGCATCATGTAGGTGAGCGCCCCGACGAAGACCTGGCCCAGGCCCGCCGCCCCCAGGATCGGCATCCACGCGAGGAAGGACGAGCGCAGGCCGGTGGCGTCCACAGCCTCGAAAGCGCGCACGCAGGCCGCCGCGCCTGTGACGAGAAGCCAGGCGGTGCCCAACATGAGAGACCACGCGCCGTACTCGGCCGGGCCCTTCGTGAGGGCCGCGCGAAGCAACGGGACACCCACTCCCAGGGCGGCCGCGCCCACGACGACGAGGAGGCCCACCGAGGCCACGCGCATCGAGTCGGCCAGCGCTCCCGCACCCGCGACGAGGAGTGCGGCCACCCAGATGGGCAGCGCGCTCGTCGCGAAGACGACGGCCTTCGGATCCATGCGCGTGCGCATCGCGGTCGGCCCCAGCGTCACCAGGGTCCCGCCCATCGTCAGGCCCACCCATCCGGCGACTCCCGCGAGCGCGTGGGCGACCGTCAGGCGGTCCCGGGCCTCGGCCAGCCACGTGGGAGCGCACGCCTCGAACAGGGCGACCGTGACGAGGCCCGCTAGTGTCGCGGCCACCACCAGGAAGAAAGCGGCGGCAATGTAGTAGCGGATGATGACCGCGAAGCGGGAGGCCAGGCGCTCGCGGGAGGCGGTCAGCAGCGCCCATCCGTGCCAGGCCGCGACCGCGCCGACGATCGTCGCGCCCGTGACGGTTGCGTGCCACAGTCCCGACCACATGCCGGCGATGAGAAGCAGCAGGGAGGCGTTGAAGACCACGATGCGGATCGTGTTGTCGCGCCCGGCCCGCCGGTCGGCAGGAGCGAGGTGGGCGAGGGCCCGCGTGAAGTACCAGGACCACTGGAAGATACCGTTGGACAGCACGCCCAGGGTCACCAGGTGAATCATGGTCCACAGGTTCTGTGGGATGAAGCCGCGCGCCAGAATCGTGATCGCTGCGGCCAAGGCCGCGGCGCACATCCAGACTGTGGTGGCCCGGTCGCTGCGGGGAACGCGAGGCGTACTCATCGGCCCTCCGTTTCACTCGAGGATACGCCAGCCGCAGACGATGCCCCTGCCTCGTCGATGAGTCGGCGTTCGCGTGAGGCCTCGCGCGCCCGTCGGACCGTCACCGTCAGCGTCGTGGCAACGAACAAGAGCACGCCCACGACCCCGAGTGTGCCGCCCAGACGCCACGGGTAGGCGGCCTCGCGCGCGCCGGCGAGAAGGCGCAGGGCGAGGGAGATCTGAAGGAATGCGAAGGGGATCCACATCGTAGGGTGGTAGGGGACCTCGCGCCGGGCGACCGCCGGGATGATGACGGGTGCGTGGGCCAGCAACATTGAGACGACGAACCCGATCGTGATCGCGTGGATGCCGGCGTCGTAGCCGTATCCGTCGAAGGCGGGCGGTGCGATGATCCACATGAGCGAGGGCACGAGCCCCCACCCGTAGCCGCTCAGCATGCACACGGCGGCCAGGCGCGGTAGGCCCCTCATGCGCACGGTGCCGCGCGCGACATCGTGCCACGCGGTGTCAGCCATCAGAGCGCCGAGCGAGAGGCCGATCATCGGGTATCCGATTGTCGGCGAGTAGAGCGCGACGGTCAGGCCCACCATGAGGGCGGCGCACTCGGCGGTGATGCGTCGCTCGGTCGACCCGGACGCGAAGGCGAGGCGCGCGAGCTCGACGCGCTCGCCGATGATCGTCACGATGAGGAACGCCAACCACCAGGGGACCGCGCGTGCCGTCTCGAGGCCACGCCACCACAGGAGGATTCCGCCCAGTCCAATGATCGCTCCCATCAGCTGGATGAGGACGGCGTGGGTGGCCTGCCTGCGCGACCACACGTAGCAGTAGATGGCGGTCAGCAGCGCCATGCCGAGGGTGATGAGAAAGCCGGGCATCATCCGCTCGGGCGTGAATCCGGTCAGGTGTGCGGCGAGGTAGCGGGGGATCGGAAGGTTCACGAGCGCCGTGCGTGCGCCCTCGTTCAGGGAGATGATGACCGTGCTGATTCCCCCGGCTCCGGTGAGCAGGGGGGCGGCGTATGCCCACGGGCGTCGGCCGTCGGATTGCAGGGCGACCGCGCGCTCGAGGCAGATCGCGGTGCCCAGGAAGCCGTAGATCATGAGGAGCCCGTGCACTGTCCCCAGGCTCGTCGAGGTGACGGGTGCGATGGCGCCGAGACGCACGAGGGACGCGTCCAAGCCCGCGAGGAGCGCGACGCCCGCGAGAAGTAAGAATGACAGGCGCGAAACGGGTAGACGGGGGGTGGGAGTCCTCGTCGTTATCGACGAGGCCCGGTCTGGCGCATCCGGTCCCGCGGGCTGCGCGGGTGGGCGGGATGCCTCGCTCATGTGGGCTCCTGGAGGTGGCGGACGAGAGGTGGTGACCCCGGTGGGGGCGACAGTGCCAAGGTAGCCGCCCTGTCAGCAGTTTTCTAGGGATGGGGTCAGTGAAATTGTGCTGCAGCGCGAGTTGTCAAGGGGGATACCATCGCCTGGACGACTGTATGCTTGGAAGGTTTCCATGCGGTAACATTACGTGAGTTGTCAGTCGACTATCCTGAACTACTGGAGTGGATCATGAGTGACCTGTCATTCGTTGCGGGCGAGTTTACTGGCCTTGCCGCGACTTCCCGAGAAGCTGCTGAAGCTGTTCGCTCGGCGCGTCCAGAGGGGGGAGGTAGTGCGTTCGCCTCCGCGATGCCCGGAACGTCGCTGTCGTCGCAGATGCAGGGGGCGGAGGAGAAGATTGCCGACCGCGGTATGGACAACGCGAAGGGTCTTGACGAGGCCGCCGACTCTCTGGAACTCTCCGAGCGTGATTTCATTGCGGCCGAGGAAGAGAACGGGCAGCTCG is a window from the Schaalia odontolytica genome containing:
- a CDS encoding multicopper oxidase domain-containing protein — its product is MADLNLSASSSGGDAPKTSTPKETPKLRISPAGDHSPVSRTAGAIVGVVSVVALALAIFLSNPSAPTTQGTGTGAGTTASSVTPTGHTTRVSVGVEGMSFTPNHIEVPVGDRLVIDFTNSGDQRHDLVFETGVTSGSLASGETKELDLGVISGNVEGWCSLPGHRELGMTLHVQATGTSSGSASSTGASASGGHAHHGHDHGQDAAAGPATPTALTDYAATIDARDPVLPPATNETERHYTFTVTEQTVNVTSSLTRESWTFNGDAPGPILRGHIGDTFHITLVNNGTMSHSLDFHAGLVAPDNVMRSIEPGETLDYTFVAKNAGIWLYHCSTAPMSMHIANGMFGALIIDPTDLDKVDREYVMVASELYLGADGAPADASLLSALQPNAMAFNGVPFQYKAHPIQIKTNERVRVWVMDAGPNLATTFHVVGTQFDTVWREGAYTIRGGGSGGGWGQVLTLGAAEGGFVEFTPLEAGHYTFVNHALSLAEKGQVGVFEVND